From the genome of Alosa alosa isolate M-15738 ecotype Scorff River chromosome 20, AALO_Geno_1.1, whole genome shotgun sequence, one region includes:
- the LOC125285312 gene encoding natterin-4-like → MQCSVLLLFVGLLLDYTAGSPESSDFLQTTLTEVEHAVASAKAYLERMFSIRPVPTRPTYGDNIHLKWVRWSGSLPRWVVSVFNHRDNRTDYICAPMRRCEYVAGYYNPSLGPRCFTPCDKSDPSVGNEFDLLVNDHQLELLEWVTVEYFSYGEAPSNAVRVSLNSKKDGYIFRDEDGIGSYIVFAPRRRTRRAPEGFIEMLHVNQGRYTEHLFDVEYDMEQMKILSAKRLQISKTTIANKGDSLRDQQVVLTGETQLHGTWETISSKRLVISTSITAHIPHLNSSFLSTNSTPRSIMGDSVSETVSHSVSGTVPLPPFPPTCQVWMRGMLYSVSVPFNATLEKTYESGAVHMATVPGIYMGTQVGSVDMVVDSCVIDDHLI, encoded by the exons ATGCAGTGCTCTGTGCTTCTCCTTTTTGTTGGGCTGTTGCTGGATTACACCGCAGGTTCACCAGAGTCCAGTGACTTTCTCCAGACGACACTCACCGAAGTGGAACATG CCGTGGCGTCAGCGAAAGCTTACCTGGAGAGAATGTTTTCCATCCGCCCCGTTCCCACCCGACCCACCTACGGAGACAACATACACCTGAAGTGGGTGAGGTGGTCCGGCAGTCTGCCCAGGTGGGTCGTGAGTGTTTTCAATCACCGTGACAACCGCACAGACTACATCTGTGCGCCGATGCGGCGTTGCGAGTACGTGGCCGGTTACTACAACCCTTCCCTTGGCCCGCGCTGCTTTACTCCTTGCGACAAAAGTGACCCCAGCGTCGGAAACGAGTTTGACCTGCTGGTGAACGACCACCAGCTGGAGTTGCTGGAGTGGGTCACGGTGGAGTACTTTAGTTACGGAGAAGCCCCGTCCAACGCCGTGCGCGTGAGCCTGAACTCGAAGAAAGACGGCTACATCTTCCGAGATGAGGACGGTATTGGCAGCTACATAGTGTTTGCTCCAAGGAGGCGTACGAGGCGCGCTCCCGAAGGTTTCATAGAAATGCTTCATGTGAACCAGGGCAGGTACACGGAGCATCTATTTGATGTTGAGTACGACATGGAGCAGATGAAGATCCTCTCAGCAAAGAGGCTGCAGATCTCCAAAACTACAATTGCAAACAAAGGTGACTCTCTTAGGGACCAGCAGGTGGTGCTGACAGGGGAGACACAGCTCCATGGCACCTGGGAGACCATCTCCTCCAAACGCCTCGTCATCTCCACCTCCATTACGGCTCACATTCCCCACCTCAACTCCAGCTTCTTGTCCACTAACAGCACACCCAGAAGCATCATGGGTGACTCTGTGAGTGAGAcggtctctcactctgtgtctgGAACTGTCCCCTTGCCGCCCTTCCCACCTACCTGTCAGGTGTGGATGAGGGGGATGCTGTACTCAGTCAGTGTCCCCTTCAACGCCACTCTGGAGAAGACCTATGAGAGCGGAGCTGTGCACATGGCCACTGTGCCTGGCATCTACATGGGCACCCAGGTGGGCAGCGTGGACATGGTGGTCGACTCCTGTGTCATTGATGATCATTTGATATGA